In a single window of the Paenibacillus sp. MMS20-IR301 genome:
- a CDS encoding UvrD-helicase domain-containing protein, with the protein MSTRPVFEKKPEGSLWSDDQWRAIAESGSDILVAAAAGSGKTAVLVERIIRKISDQEAGFSVDRLLVATFTKAAASEMRQRIREALERKLEENADEENEHLRRQLALLGRASITTLHSFCLEVIRRYYQLIPIDPGFRILNEHEAEMMRQELLEELMEEKYGEVTGDGEDSVFVQLADWFSGERSDDAVHALIQRLHDFARSHPWPAQWLRDTAADFSLPDTEALSRTPWVHSILAEAKLTLSGAISQLLQGREIALQPGGPAPYADNLAADLEMAQGLLDAVEHQPWAELYDIFMEISFGKLKPCKKDSTDPGLQESVKAIRDNVKKSLLELQKSLFGRPAEVFLGELHEAAPLMHELAETVIEFGERYRQEKAGRGLVDFSDLEHYCLQILRHPDSQPGHSLPSDAAVEYRSQFDEVLLDEYQDTNSVQEEIVRLISRESPGNRFMVGDMKQSIYRFRLAEPGLFLDKYRSFSAGHSWQDGGGIFAAEEQAAALEEGSIQEHPAGGSPGSIAGGGSVIDLARNFRSRMEVVNAVNMIFRQIMDSNVAEISYDERAELVYGANFPGAEERGPDTYFAPELLLIDKGGASSAQPQQADEEDELPPQEAEAAESETAQLEARAIARRILQMTGMSGSSPLQIYDKALKLMRPVVYGDIVILLRSARVWTPLMIEELRNEGIPAYGDQNKGYFQATEVEIALSLLQIVDNPRQDIPLAGVLRSPVVNLSEEELAKVRLCSGGSFYDALTAAVGAKAEMAPAYDLFSREQEIVLEETAAAEGRAALAEVDIDSRLREKLKAFLDLLEGWRNAARQGSLSVLIWRIYRESGYLEWAGGLPGGFQRQNNLRALYDRAVQFENETSARGLFRFLVFISRLRENGGDLGVAGGSSEEAGGVRIMTIHKSKGLEFPVVFLAGMAKMFNRQDLHSPFLMHKELGFGPRFVERESRVSYPTLPYLAINRRSRLELLAEEMRVLYVGLTRPRDKMILVGTVRDLPRTVSSWTATQGREELLLADHLLARGRSYLDWVGPALIRHPAAAILRKLAGSEGTVSSVLHRDESNWSISAVNMQELGSGAFAAADGDSDKNEQRRLALEALRQGKSVPSLGTPSAEQIASRLEWAYPYAVASGIPAKTSVTELKSLLSMQEQPSVDLLEEEYFAGGRKPRSGSPGHVDSLHLRRPKFMEQRGLTAAERGTAYHTVMQHVPLDGQADRPLLEATVARLERLAILSREQAEAVDLGEVEDFYTSELGIRLLNSAWKTREQPFSYNVPAQEAYRGLDYLDAAAAGLPGEGGSEGFHEAVLIQGVIDCLFREEGRLILLDYKTDYVPAQEGGLDALREKYRFQLELYSKALLDILGEPVSEVWLYFFDGGHAVRL; encoded by the coding sequence GCCGAGAGCGGCAGTGACATCCTCGTAGCGGCGGCAGCGGGTTCCGGCAAAACGGCCGTGCTCGTCGAACGGATTATCCGCAAAATCAGTGATCAGGAAGCGGGCTTCAGCGTTGACCGGCTGCTGGTAGCAACTTTTACGAAGGCGGCTGCCTCCGAGATGCGCCAGCGTATCCGTGAGGCGCTGGAGCGCAAGCTGGAGGAAAACGCAGATGAGGAGAATGAGCATCTAAGACGGCAGCTCGCCCTGCTGGGCAGGGCTTCGATTACAACGCTGCATTCCTTCTGTCTTGAAGTGATCCGCCGGTATTACCAGCTGATTCCGATTGATCCCGGCTTCCGCATCCTGAATGAGCATGAAGCGGAGATGATGCGCCAGGAGCTGCTCGAAGAGCTGATGGAGGAGAAATACGGCGAGGTTACCGGGGACGGTGAAGACAGTGTGTTCGTGCAGCTGGCCGACTGGTTCAGCGGTGAACGCAGTGATGATGCGGTGCATGCGCTGATTCAGCGCCTGCATGATTTCGCGCGCAGCCATCCCTGGCCGGCACAGTGGCTGCGGGATACCGCGGCCGATTTCTCGCTGCCGGATACGGAGGCGCTGAGCCGCACACCCTGGGTGCATAGCATTCTCGCCGAGGCGAAGCTGACCTTAAGCGGGGCAATCAGCCAGCTGCTGCAGGGCCGGGAAATTGCCCTTCAGCCCGGAGGTCCGGCACCTTATGCGGACAATCTGGCAGCTGACCTCGAGATGGCGCAGGGGCTGCTGGATGCCGTGGAGCATCAGCCCTGGGCGGAGCTGTATGATATTTTCATGGAAATATCCTTCGGCAAGCTGAAGCCGTGCAAGAAGGATTCAACCGATCCGGGGCTGCAGGAGAGTGTTAAGGCCATCCGGGACAATGTGAAAAAAAGCCTGCTGGAGCTGCAAAAATCACTATTCGGCCGTCCGGCGGAAGTATTCCTGGGCGAGCTGCATGAAGCAGCCCCGCTGATGCATGAGCTGGCGGAGACGGTTATCGAATTCGGTGAACGCTACCGGCAGGAGAAGGCCGGGCGGGGGCTGGTCGATTTCAGTGACCTGGAGCATTATTGCCTGCAGATTCTGCGCCATCCGGATTCGCAGCCGGGGCACTCGCTGCCCTCGGATGCTGCGGTGGAGTACCGCAGCCAGTTCGATGAGGTGCTGCTGGATGAATATCAGGATACCAATAGCGTACAGGAGGAGATCGTCCGGCTGATCTCCCGTGAGTCACCCGGCAACCGCTTTATGGTCGGGGATATGAAGCAGAGTATTTACCGTTTCCGTCTGGCAGAGCCGGGACTGTTCCTGGACAAGTACCGCAGCTTCAGCGCCGGGCATTCCTGGCAGGATGGCGGCGGTATCTTCGCTGCTGAGGAACAGGCTGCCGCGCTGGAAGAGGGCTCTATCCAGGAGCATCCAGCGGGCGGCTCTCCGGGAAGCATTGCCGGAGGCGGCTCGGTAATTGACCTGGCCCGTAATTTCCGCAGCCGGATGGAGGTTGTGAATGCGGTGAATATGATTTTCCGGCAGATTATGGACAGCAATGTTGCGGAGATCAGCTATGATGAACGCGCAGAGCTGGTCTACGGGGCGAACTTCCCGGGAGCGGAAGAGAGAGGGCCGGATACGTATTTTGCGCCGGAGCTGCTGCTGATCGATAAAGGCGGGGCTTCATCAGCCCAGCCGCAGCAGGCGGATGAGGAGGACGAGCTGCCTCCGCAGGAGGCCGAAGCGGCAGAGAGTGAGACCGCTCAGCTGGAGGCCCGGGCCATTGCCAGGCGGATTCTGCAGATGACCGGCATGAGCGGCAGCAGCCCGCTGCAGATCTATGATAAGGCGCTGAAGCTGATGCGTCCGGTTGTCTACGGCGACATTGTCATTCTGCTGCGCTCCGCACGGGTATGGACGCCGCTGATGATTGAGGAGCTGCGGAATGAAGGGATTCCGGCGTACGGGGACCAGAACAAAGGATATTTCCAGGCAACGGAAGTGGAGATCGCCCTGTCGCTGCTGCAGATCGTGGACAATCCCCGTCAGGATATCCCGCTCGCCGGAGTTCTGCGCTCCCCGGTAGTCAATCTCAGCGAGGAGGAGCTGGCCAAGGTGCGGCTGTGCAGCGGCGGATCATTCTATGATGCGCTCACGGCAGCGGTCGGGGCCAAGGCCGAAATGGCGCCGGCGTATGACCTCTTTTCCCGGGAACAGGAGATTGTACTCGAAGAAACGGCAGCAGCAGAGGGCAGGGCGGCACTCGCGGAGGTGGACATTGATTCCCGGCTCAGAGAGAAGCTTAAGGCGTTCCTCGATCTGCTTGAAGGCTGGAGAAATGCTGCCCGGCAGGGAAGCCTGAGCGTGTTAATCTGGCGGATTTACCGCGAAAGCGGATATCTGGAATGGGCCGGCGGACTTCCTGGCGGCTTTCAGCGCCAGAACAATCTTAGGGCGCTTTATGACCGGGCGGTTCAATTTGAGAATGAGACCTCAGCCAGAGGTTTGTTCCGCTTCCTGGTCTTTATCTCACGGCTGCGGGAGAATGGCGGCGATCTGGGCGTTGCCGGAGGGAGCAGTGAGGAGGCCGGAGGCGTGCGGATTATGACGATCCATAAATCCAAAGGGCTGGAGTTCCCGGTTGTGTTCCTGGCCGGTATGGCCAAAATGTTCAACCGGCAGGATCTGCATTCCCCATTCCTGATGCACAAGGAGCTGGGCTTCGGTCCCCGCTTCGTGGAGCGGGAATCGCGGGTCAGCTATCCGACGCTTCCCTACCTGGCGATTAACCGCCGTTCCCGGCTGGAGCTGCTGGCCGAGGAAATGCGCGTGCTTTATGTCGGACTGACCCGTCCGCGTGACAAAATGATTCTGGTCGGCACGGTAAGGGATCTGCCGCGTACGGTATCCTCCTGGACGGCCACGCAGGGCCGCGAGGAGCTGCTGCTGGCGGATCATCTGCTTGCCCGGGGGCGCAGCTATCTGGACTGGGTCGGGCCGGCGCTGATCCGCCATCCTGCTGCCGCCATCCTGCGCAAGCTTGCCGGTAGCGAGGGAACGGTATCTTCAGTGCTGCACAGGGACGAGTCCAACTGGAGCATTTCAGCGGTTAACATGCAGGAGCTTGGCTCCGGGGCATTTGCGGCTGCGGATGGCGACAGTGACAAGAACGAGCAGCGCCGGCTCGCGCTTGAAGCGCTCCGGCAGGGCAAAAGTGTCCCGTCACTGGGAACACCGTCTGCAGAGCAGATTGCCTCCCGGCTGGAGTGGGCCTATCCGTATGCAGTGGCATCAGGCATCCCGGCCAAAACATCGGTAACCGAGCTGAAATCATTGTTATCAATGCAGGAGCAGCCTTCTGTTGACCTGCTGGAGGAAGAGTATTTCGCTGGCGGCCGGAAGCCGCGGAGCGGCAGTCCGGGACATGTGGACAGCCTGCATCTGCGGCGGCCGAAATTCATGGAGCAGCGCGGACTTACTGCGGCTGAGCGCGGAACAGCCTATCATACGGTGATGCAGCATGTTCCGCTGGACGGGCAGGCGGACCGGCCGCTGCTGGAAGCGACAGTCGCGCGTCTGGAACGGCTGGCTATTCTGAGCAGGGAGCAGGCGGAGGCAGTGGATCTGGGAGAAGTAGAAGACTTCTATACAAGTGAGCTGGGAATCAGACTGCTGAATTCCGCCTGGAAGACAAGAGAGCAGCCGTTCAGTTATAACGTTCCTGCGCAAGAAGCTTACCGCGGGCTTGATTATCTGGATGCGGCGGCAGCGGGACTTCCGGGTGAAGGGGGCAGTGAAGGCTTCCATGAAGCAGTTCTGATTCAAGGGGTAATTGACTGTCTGTTCCGTGAGGAAGGCCGGCTGATTCTGCTGGATTACAAAACGGATTACGTCCCTGCGCAGGAGGGCGGACTCGATGCGCTTAGGGAGAAATACCGCTTCCAGCTGGAGCTGTACAGCAAGGCGCTGCTTGATATTCTGGGCGAGCCGGTCAGCGAGGTGTGGCTCTACTTTTTTGACGGCGGACATGCGGTGAGGCTGTAA
- a CDS encoding exonuclease SbcCD subunit D, with the protein MRILHTGDWHLGRTLEGRSRQKEQEQFVDELVDIADSSGADLILMAGDVYDSVNPPAAAEQLFYDAAARLTAGGRPLVVISGNHDQPERVASVSPLVRRQGITLVGLPTADPVTVHAARTGEVAKIAALPYPSEARLGELLAGDGGEAELRLAYSARVGRLMNLLGREFSPQTVNLAMSHIYVLGGLESDSERPIQVGGAYTVDPSALSCGAQYTALGHLHRAQRVKGDGMIRYSGSPLAYSFSEAGQAKSVSLLDIAPGGEPVFEEIYLRCGRPLVNWKSSGGLEEVYRWLEEGRDADAFIDLELRLTEAMSMNDIQRLRKSREGIVHIRPVYPQMEQELEELSRSRMPVQELFRRFYQRQTGGAEPEDSLIELFLELAEEERNEAAEGEEIHK; encoded by the coding sequence ATGCGCATATTGCATACGGGGGACTGGCATCTGGGACGGACGCTGGAGGGCAGGAGCCGGCAGAAGGAGCAGGAGCAGTTCGTGGATGAACTGGTGGACATTGCCGATTCTTCCGGAGCGGATCTGATACTGATGGCGGGGGATGTCTACGACTCGGTGAACCCTCCCGCGGCGGCTGAGCAGCTGTTCTATGATGCTGCAGCCAGACTGACAGCGGGGGGCAGGCCGCTGGTGGTCATTTCGGGCAATCACGATCAGCCGGAGCGTGTAGCCTCTGTGTCTCCGCTTGTCCGCAGACAAGGGATTACGCTGGTGGGGCTGCCGACGGCTGATCCGGTCACGGTGCATGCGGCAAGAACAGGCGAGGTGGCCAAAATCGCTGCGCTGCCCTACCCCTCCGAAGCCCGGCTCGGTGAGCTGCTGGCCGGGGACGGCGGAGAGGCGGAGCTGCGCCTGGCCTACAGTGCGCGTGTCGGCAGGCTGATGAACCTGCTCGGGCGGGAATTTTCGCCGCAGACTGTTAATCTGGCGATGAGCCATATCTATGTTCTGGGGGGGCTGGAGAGCGATTCCGAGCGGCCGATTCAGGTAGGCGGAGCTTATACAGTGGACCCTTCAGCTTTGTCCTGCGGTGCGCAGTATACGGCACTCGGGCATCTGCACCGTGCGCAGCGCGTCAAGGGTGACGGGATGATCCGCTACAGCGGGTCACCGCTGGCCTACAGCTTCTCGGAAGCGGGACAGGCCAAGTCCGTATCCTTGCTTGATATTGCGCCCGGGGGGGAGCCGGTGTTCGAGGAAATCTATCTGCGCTGCGGCCGTCCGCTGGTGAACTGGAAATCCTCCGGCGGGCTGGAGGAAGTCTACCGCTGGCTGGAGGAAGGGCGCGATGCCGATGCTTTCATTGATCTGGAGCTGCGCCTGACCGAGGCGATGTCGATGAATGATATCCAGCGGCTGCGGAAGTCACGGGAAGGCATTGTCCATATCCGTCCGGTCTATCCGCAGATGGAGCAGGAGCTGGAGGAGCTGTCCCGCTCACGCATGCCGGTGCAGGAGCTGTTCCGCAGATTCTATCAGCGGCAGACCGGCGGGGCAGAGCCGGAGGACAGTTTGATTGAGCTGTTCCTGGAGCTGGCAGAGGAGGAGCGGAACGAAGCTGCGGAAGGGGAGGAAATTCACAAATGA
- a CDS encoding SMC family ATPase translates to MKPILLKVSGLQSYREPQEIDFASLTETGLFGIFGPTGSGKSSLLDAITLAMYGKVERAVNGTQGIMNHSEDQLSVAFTFELTSASGAKRYRVERKFKRTGEQSVSSTICRFIEVKADGEAVLADKLADVTRCVEEHIGLKMDDFTRAVVLPQGKFAEFLSLRGVDRRQMLQRLFHLEQYGDGLALKLSRRVKENEAALRALEAEQQGLGSAAKADVEAAAVRVQDAVRHAAECRKRLTEAAERAERFARIRELQEEQSRRGRQRQALQAQEEQILLLEQKLGKADEAEKRLPALSAWRSAEEAWKSRHARAGGLEAQAAAAGMTAAAAAEAEAAAQAALSAGEPALREEEGRFRRALELEAELGGLRRERAALLARRDEAARGLAAGQESLARERELLARGQKKQRELQQSLQPLAVRSQERQSLQEAMQRLQGLRAAGVQRDAAAREHRERAAVLTAAQARLAAAAARRQALDARRGELLAAAALHLEELQAAEGAAESAADRLEQHTSALEAALKDQEVHRLSLALARDLRDGTPCPVCGSEHHPSPALTQEQGEQEELDSRLRLVRAQARQALETRHLLRSLLEQDGAWLAQLAGAEADEALSQSAAAVEAPGAAGTAAANGVPGAADTAAPEFTAVTATPAAAVTNTAAAAVNASAAANINTAPDTAVTDTAAGSAALTESAELPGEAALSVLNGQLAGLKAGSADLRRAAADWQRSLQELEQLYHKEAAGAEAEQTWVQGLAAKAEGLASAAAALREEWDSLFPQLAPEQAEAAYTGMLAKDEQAEEIRGRLEISVKFLDEKALAVQLLQEQLAALDKELAQWSAQLEGKEELARDKELRLREWTSGSPAAELLAGCERRLLELQTALERSRQGHRQAADKARQEAQEAAVARQAAESAHEHYTAAASHWEESLQSSPFASAAEVEAASLTAAERIQAAERVRLHREEEAECTVQLRNIEEKLAGAVLSSEEWQESQESLRKCKEEDESSLQARARAERDLEDLQQRHIRWMELDGQRAGHAALQNQLSKLQSVLRGNAFVEYVAEEQLMQVCQAASQRLRFLSKQRYALEVDSGGGFVIRDDGNGGVKRPVSTLSGGETFLTSLSLALALSAQIQLRGQYPLQFFFLDEGFGTLDPDLLDTVITSLERLHSDQLSVGIISHVPELRARLPRKLIVVPAEQGGGGSRIVLEKM, encoded by the coding sequence ATGAAGCCGATATTACTGAAGGTTTCCGGGCTGCAGAGCTACAGGGAGCCGCAGGAGATAGATTTTGCGAGTCTGACCGAGACGGGGCTGTTCGGGATTTTTGGCCCGACCGGCAGCGGCAAATCCAGTCTGCTGGATGCAATTACGCTGGCGATGTACGGCAAGGTGGAACGGGCCGTAAACGGAACCCAGGGCATTATGAACCATTCCGAGGACCAGCTCAGCGTAGCTTTCACTTTCGAGCTAACGTCCGCTTCCGGGGCAAAGCGCTACCGGGTGGAACGGAAATTCAAGCGGACCGGTGAGCAGTCGGTCAGCAGTACGATCTGCCGCTTCATCGAGGTCAAGGCTGACGGCGAGGCCGTGCTGGCCGACAAGCTGGCGGATGTGACCCGCTGTGTGGAAGAGCATATCGGGCTGAAAATGGATGATTTCACCCGGGCGGTCGTACTGCCGCAGGGCAAATTCGCCGAGTTCCTGTCGCTGCGCGGCGTAGACCGCAGGCAGATGCTCCAGCGCCTATTCCATCTGGAACAGTACGGCGACGGGCTGGCGCTTAAGCTGAGCCGCCGTGTTAAGGAGAATGAAGCGGCGCTGCGGGCGCTTGAGGCTGAGCAGCAGGGCCTGGGCAGCGCGGCGAAGGCGGATGTCGAAGCGGCAGCGGTCCGGGTGCAGGATGCTGTGCGCCATGCGGCGGAATGCCGCAAGCGGCTCACGGAGGCGGCGGAGCGTGCTGAGCGCTTCGCCCGCATCCGCGAGCTGCAGGAGGAGCAGTCCCGCCGCGGGCGGCAGCGGCAGGCGCTCCAGGCCCAGGAGGAGCAGATTCTCCTCCTGGAGCAGAAGCTCGGCAAGGCTGACGAAGCCGAGAAGCGGCTCCCCGCGCTAAGCGCCTGGCGCAGTGCGGAAGAGGCCTGGAAGAGCCGTCATGCCCGCGCCGGGGGCCTGGAGGCTCAGGCCGCCGCCGCGGGCATGACGGCGGCGGCGGCAGCGGAGGCGGAAGCAGCGGCACAGGCCGCGCTTTCCGCCGGAGAGCCGGCCCTCCGCGAGGAGGAGGGCCGCTTCCGCCGCGCGCTCGAGCTGGAAGCCGAGCTCGGCGGCCTGCGCCGCGAGCGTGCGGCGCTGCTCGCGCGCCGGGATGAGGCTGCCCGTGGCCTAGCCGCCGGGCAGGAGAGCCTGGCCCGGGAGCGTGAGCTTTTGGCCCGCGGCCAAAAGAAGCAGCGCGAGCTGCAGCAGAGCCTGCAGCCGCTCGCGGTCCGCTCCCAGGAGCGGCAGTCTCTGCAGGAGGCCATGCAGAGACTGCAGGGCCTGCGTGCTGCCGGCGTCCAGCGGGACGCGGCAGCACGGGAACACCGGGAGCGCGCGGCGGTGCTTACCGCGGCGCAGGCGCGCCTCGCCGCCGCCGCTGCCCGGCGGCAGGCGCTGGATGCAAGGCGCGGGGAGCTGCTGGCCGCCGCCGCCCTGCATCTGGAAGAGCTGCAGGCGGCCGAAGGTGCAGCGGAGTCCGCTGCAGACCGCCTGGAGCAGCACACCAGCGCGCTGGAAGCCGCGCTGAAGGACCAGGAGGTCCACAGGCTCTCGCTGGCGCTTGCCCGTGACCTCCGGGACGGCACTCCCTGCCCGGTATGCGGCAGCGAGCATCACCCCTCCCCTGCGCTTACGCAGGAGCAGGGGGAACAAGAGGAGCTGGACAGCCGGCTCCGCCTGGTCCGCGCCCAGGCCCGGCAGGCGCTGGAGACGCGCCATCTGCTGCGCAGCCTGCTGGAGCAGGACGGGGCTTGGCTTGCGCAGCTGGCGGGAGCAGAGGCAGACGAAGCGTTAAGCCAGTCTGCTGCCGCTGTTGAAGCCCCCGGAGCTGCTGGCACCGCAGCCGCCAACGGAGTCCCCGGGGCCGCTGACACCGCTGCTCCTGAGTTTACTGCTGTTACTGCCACACCAGCCGCTGCTGTTACTAATACAGCCGCAGCTGCTGTTAATGCTTCTGCCGCTGCTAACATCAATACGGCACCGGACACAGCTGTTACTGATACAGCTGCCGGCAGCGCAGCCTTGACAGAATCAGCAGAGCTGCCGGGTGAAGCTGCTTTATCAGTTCTGAACGGACAGCTGGCCGGGCTTAAGGCCGGCTCCGCTGACCTGCGCCGTGCAGCGGCGGACTGGCAGCGCTCCCTGCAGGAGCTGGAGCAGCTGTACCACAAGGAAGCTGCAGGCGCAGAAGCTGAGCAGACCTGGGTTCAGGGCCTGGCTGCCAAGGCGGAAGGGCTTGCCTCAGCGGCAGCAGCGCTGCGTGAAGAATGGGACAGCCTCTTTCCGCAGCTCGCCCCTGAACAGGCAGAGGCAGCCTATACCGGAATGCTGGCGAAGGATGAGCAGGCGGAGGAAATCCGCGGCCGGCTGGAGATCAGCGTGAAATTCCTGGACGAGAAAGCTCTGGCCGTGCAGCTACTTCAGGAGCAGCTGGCTGCGCTTGACAAGGAGCTGGCCCAGTGGAGCGCCCAGTTGGAGGGCAAAGAGGAGCTTGCGCGTGACAAGGAGCTGCGGCTCCGGGAATGGACAAGCGGAAGCCCGGCAGCGGAGCTGCTCGCTGGCTGTGAACGCAGGCTGCTGGAGCTGCAGACTGCACTGGAGCGCAGCAGGCAGGGGCACCGCCAGGCTGCGGACAAGGCCAGGCAGGAGGCGCAGGAAGCGGCGGTTGCCCGCCAGGCAGCAGAATCTGCACACGAGCATTACACTGCAGCTGCCTCCCATTGGGAGGAGAGCCTGCAGTCATCGCCGTTTGCTTCAGCGGCTGAGGTTGAAGCGGCATCGCTTACGGCAGCAGAGCGGATACAGGCTGCTGAGCGGGTGCGGTTACACCGCGAGGAGGAAGCGGAATGTACAGTGCAGCTGCGGAATATAGAGGAGAAGCTCGCCGGTGCGGTGCTGAGCAGCGAGGAGTGGCAGGAGAGCCAGGAATCCCTGCGTAAGTGCAAGGAAGAAGATGAGAGCTCCCTGCAAGCCCGGGCACGGGCGGAGCGTGATCTGGAGGATCTGCAGCAGCGCCATATCCGCTGGATGGAGCTGGATGGCCAGCGGGCAGGGCATGCTGCGCTTCAGAATCAGCTGTCCAAGCTGCAGTCCGTACTGCGCGGAAATGCTTTTGTAGAATATGTAGCTGAAGAACAGCTGATGCAGGTGTGTCAGGCTGCATCGCAGCGGCTCCGTTTCCTGAGCAAGCAGCGTTATGCGCTGGAGGTGGATTCCGGCGGTGGTTTTGTCATCCGGGATGACGGCAACGGTGGTGTGAAACGCCCGGTTTCCACGCTGTCCGGCGGGGAGACCTTCCTGACTTCGCTGTCGCTGGCGCTGGCTTTATCAGCCCAGATTCAGCTGCGCGGGCAGTATCCGCTGCAATTTTTCTTCTTGGATGAGGGCTTTGGCACACTGGACCCGGATCTGCTGGATACAGTAATCACCTCCCTGGAACGGCTGCATAGCGACCAGCTGTCTGTAGGCATCATCAGCCATGTCCCTGAGCTCCGGGCACGGCTTCCGCGTAAGCTGATTGTTGTCCCTGCAGAGCAGGGCGGCGGGGGTTCGCGTATCGTTTTGGAAAAAATGTAA